In Ilumatobacter fluminis, the following proteins share a genomic window:
- a CDS encoding DUF4097 family beta strand repeat-containing protein has protein sequence MSERYEFAVGDRASLDVRTHASAVDVFVAEAGRVVVTVDQPDRWSISNVGDAVVVAPAGKRGRRSGRLAIEVPPGTRVDFKSASADLRVEGDLGALALATASGDLRHHGRCASLAMSTASGDLRSFGCDGDVEITTVSGDVDLGDVGGRVEITTTSGDIRLGEVAGELAVGSTSGDVRVRRADGTELAVRTISGDVRIGLPTGIRVIPELTTFTGSTRLPEPRRDTGQDDERPRRLVRLTVKSVSGDIDVQRAD, from the coding sequence TTGAGCGAGCGGTACGAGTTCGCCGTCGGTGACCGTGCGTCGCTCGACGTCCGCACCCACGCGAGCGCCGTCGACGTGTTCGTCGCGGAGGCCGGTCGGGTCGTGGTGACGGTCGATCAGCCCGACAGATGGAGCATCTCGAACGTCGGCGATGCGGTCGTCGTCGCCCCCGCCGGCAAGCGCGGCCGGCGGAGCGGTCGGCTCGCGATCGAGGTGCCACCCGGCACCCGAGTCGACTTCAAGTCGGCGTCAGCCGACCTGCGCGTCGAGGGCGACCTCGGAGCGCTCGCGTTGGCCACGGCGTCCGGCGACCTCCGCCACCACGGGCGGTGCGCCTCGCTCGCGATGTCCACGGCATCCGGAGACCTGCGCTCGTTCGGCTGTGACGGCGATGTCGAAATCACCACCGTGTCCGGCGACGTCGACCTCGGCGACGTCGGTGGGCGGGTCGAGATCACGACGACCTCGGGCGACATCCGGCTCGGCGAGGTCGCCGGCGAGCTGGCCGTCGGATCGACGTCAGGAGATGTGCGGGTGCGGCGGGCCGACGGCACCGAACTCGCGGTGCGCACGATCTCGGGCGACGTCCGGATCGGCCTCCCCACCGGCATCCGGGTCATTCCCGAACTCACCACCTTCACCGGCTCGACCCGTCTCCCCGAACCGCGACGCGACACCGGCCAGGACGACGAGCGCCCCCGCCGACTCGTCCGTCTCACGGTGAAGTCCGTGAGCGGCGACATCGACGTCCAGCGCGCCGACTGA
- a CDS encoding YlcI/YnfO family protein — MHLDPVINSLRAAINANVSISDDPDLELAAERLADALEPAVRQAAVELAQQAASEIGAQLADQSVDVVLSGRDLELRVVDAVSSSEPADDEEDFDARITLRLPPTLKSTIERFANTDGESVNTWVVEALSRNARRQGTTGGTVTEEFDL; from the coding sequence ATGCACCTCGACCCCGTCATCAACTCGCTGCGCGCCGCGATCAACGCCAACGTCTCGATCAGCGACGACCCCGACCTCGAACTCGCCGCCGAGCGGCTGGCCGACGCACTCGAGCCGGCAGTTCGTCAGGCGGCGGTCGAACTCGCCCAGCAGGCGGCCAGCGAGATCGGAGCGCAGCTCGCCGACCAATCGGTCGACGTCGTCCTCAGCGGCCGCGACCTCGAACTCCGTGTCGTCGACGCGGTGTCGTCGTCCGAACCGGCCGACGACGAAGAGGATTTCGACGCACGCATCACCCTCCGCCTGCCGCCCACCCTCAAGTCGACGATCGAACGCTTCGCCAACACCGACGGCGAGTCCGTCAACACCTGGGTCGTCGAGGCGCTGTCGCGTAATGCCCGGCGTCAGGGCACGACGGGCGGCACGGTCACGGAGGAGTTCGACCTGTGA
- a CDS encoding CBS domain-containing protein, whose product MRSEPISTVMTTDLVSIDLDQPLSEAYHALQGAPFEHIPVLDVDRPVGMLSSTDILRLVYDVEGASDKMLTSMLDHQFTIEDAMSSDLVTLTSDATVHDAAEILAEGKTHSILVLNGGTLSGIVTTTDLVRYLRDL is encoded by the coding sequence GTGCGAAGCGAACCGATCTCCACCGTCATGACGACCGACCTCGTGTCGATCGATCTCGACCAGCCGCTGTCGGAGGCGTACCACGCCCTCCAGGGCGCGCCGTTCGAGCACATCCCGGTGCTCGACGTCGATCGGCCGGTCGGCATGCTGTCGTCGACCGACATCCTCCGACTCGTCTACGACGTCGAGGGAGCGAGCGACAAGATGCTCACGAGCATGCTCGACCACCAGTTCACGATCGAGGACGCGATGTCGTCCGATCTCGTGACGCTGACGAGCGACGCGACGGTGCACGACGCCGCCGAGATCCTCGCCGAGGGCAAGACGCACTCGATCCTGGTGCTGAACGGCGGCACGCTCAGCGGCATCGTCACGACCACCGACCTGGTGCGCTACCTGCGCGACCTCTGA
- the plsX gene encoding phosphate acyltransferase PlsX: MTMLPIAVDAMGGDHAPDAIVAGAKAAAAAGTPVVLVGPSNLGELTDIGDLPLIEANEVIEMDEDGGRSVRRKKDATLVRAAEAVRDGKASAMVSAGNTGATMASALLRMGRVKGVNRPAIATIIPFPGGRPTVLLDAGANAEVQADWLVQFAQMGAVFSHHRFGVDSPKVGLLSIGEEPGKGDSLRKETFGLLEAAAGDDLNFIGNVEGRDVMSDTADVIVTDGFTGNVVLKTLEGGMKAVVAALLGAFTSKPEYKEHADALMPALLPLYETLDPEAYGGAMLLGVDGVCIISHGSSSERAIVNAIQVAREMVEADVVGEISAAIRPADA, encoded by the coding sequence ATGACGATGCTCCCCATTGCGGTCGACGCAATGGGCGGCGACCACGCACCCGACGCGATCGTCGCCGGTGCCAAGGCCGCCGCTGCCGCCGGCACCCCCGTCGTCCTGGTCGGCCCGTCCAACTTGGGCGAGCTGACCGACATCGGCGACCTCCCGCTCATCGAGGCGAACGAGGTCATCGAGATGGACGAAGACGGTGGGCGGTCGGTCCGGCGCAAGAAGGACGCCACGCTCGTGCGCGCCGCAGAGGCGGTCCGCGACGGCAAGGCGTCGGCGATGGTGTCGGCCGGGAACACCGGCGCGACGATGGCGTCGGCCCTGCTCCGCATGGGGCGGGTGAAGGGCGTCAACCGCCCGGCCATCGCGACGATCATCCCGTTCCCCGGGGGTCGACCCACCGTGTTGCTCGATGCCGGTGCCAACGCCGAAGTGCAGGCCGACTGGCTCGTGCAGTTCGCGCAGATGGGCGCCGTGTTCTCGCATCACCGCTTCGGGGTCGACTCGCCGAAGGTCGGTCTGCTGTCGATCGGTGAAGAGCCGGGCAAGGGCGACTCGCTCCGCAAGGAGACGTTCGGCCTGCTCGAAGCGGCTGCCGGTGACGACCTGAACTTCATCGGCAACGTCGAGGGGCGCGACGTCATGAGCGACACCGCCGACGTCATCGTGACCGACGGATTCACCGGCAACGTCGTCCTCAAGACGCTCGAGGGCGGCATGAAGGCCGTCGTCGCAGCCCTGCTCGGCGCGTTCACCTCGAAGCCCGAGTACAAGGAGCACGCCGACGCCCTGATGCCGGCGCTGCTGCCCCTCTACGAAACGCTCGACCCCGAGGCGTACGGCGGCGCGATGCTGCTCGGCGTCGACGGCGTCTGCATCATCTCGCACGGCTCGTCGAGTGAGCGTGCGATCGTGAATGCGATACAGGTGGCGCGCGAGATGGTCGAAGCCGACGTGGTCGGCGAGATCAGCGCCGCCATCCGACCTGCCGACGCCTGA
- the rpmF gene encoding 50S ribosomal protein L32, which yields MAVPKKKKSKSKSRSTRASAWKLDAPARSTCPRCGNAKLPHTVCPSCGWYKDRVVIDVG from the coding sequence GTGGCCGTTCCGAAGAAGAAGAAGTCCAAGTCGAAGAGCCGCAGCACCCGCGCCTCGGCGTGGAAGCTCGACGCACCCGCACGCAGCACCTGCCCGCGTTGCGGCAACGCCAAGCTGCCCCACACCGTGTGCCCGTCGTGCGGCTGGTACAAGGACCGCGTCGTCATCGACGTCGGCTGA
- a CDS encoding YceD family protein produces MSAPVARIQALRLNARELLREPGLQKHVELTTPATDLGVDDDRIVDDVTIDLMATSGVDSVVVHGTLTMPWEAPCRRCLTDLAGTATIEVDEVYQYAGDILSDDDQTFPIENDQIDLLSAVREHLMLELPDDVLCGDDCAGIRLEPGDAPDVVTRDDDTPVRDERWAALDDLRLDD; encoded by the coding sequence GTGAGCGCTCCCGTGGCGCGTATCCAGGCCCTGCGGCTCAACGCCCGAGAGCTCCTGCGTGAGCCGGGCCTCCAGAAGCACGTCGAACTGACCACGCCGGCCACCGACCTTGGTGTCGACGACGACCGCATCGTCGACGACGTCACGATCGACCTGATGGCGACGTCCGGCGTCGACAGCGTCGTCGTGCACGGCACCCTGACGATGCCCTGGGAAGCTCCGTGTCGCCGCTGTCTGACCGACCTCGCCGGCACGGCGACGATCGAGGTCGACGAGGTCTACCAGTACGCGGGCGACATCCTGTCCGACGACGATCAGACCTTCCCGATCGAGAACGACCAGATCGATCTGCTGTCGGCGGTGCGAGAGCATCTGATGCTCGAACTCCCGGACGACGTGCTGTGCGGCGATGACTGTGCCGGGATCCGTCTCGAGCCGGGCGACGCACCCGACGTCGTGACCCGCGACGACGACACCCCGGTGCGCGACGAGCGATGGGCTGCGCTCGACGACCTTCGACTCGACGATTGA
- the coaD gene encoding pantetheine-phosphate adenylyltransferase, giving the protein MAKVLIPGSFDPLHNGHVDVVDQALELFDEVVFGVLVNFSKPSGLFSPDERVGLAIDTFADRSEITVGAFEGLVVDVASAVGADFIVKGLRTAADYDIEQQMAHMNRSASGIRTVFVPCNPEFSFVSSRFIREIASHGGDIDHLVPAPVSAALTDRFAGRGQ; this is encoded by the coding sequence ATGGCGAAGGTGCTGATTCCCGGGAGCTTCGATCCGCTCCACAACGGCCACGTCGACGTCGTCGACCAGGCGCTCGAGTTGTTCGACGAGGTCGTCTTCGGCGTGCTCGTCAACTTCAGCAAGCCGTCGGGGTTGTTCAGCCCCGACGAGCGCGTCGGGCTCGCGATCGACACCTTCGCCGACCGATCCGAGATCACCGTCGGCGCCTTCGAGGGCCTCGTCGTCGATGTCGCGTCCGCAGTGGGCGCCGACTTCATCGTCAAAGGGCTCCGCACCGCAGCCGACTACGACATCGAGCAACAGATGGCGCACATGAACCGGTCGGCGAGCGGCATCCGCACCGTGTTCGTGCCGTGCAATCCCGAGTTCTCGTTCGTGTCGAGCCGCTTCATCCGCGAGATCGCCTCCCACGGGGGAGACATCGATCATCTGGTGCCTGCACCGGTGTCGGCGGCACTCACCGATAGATTCGCAGGTCGCGGTCAGTGA
- the rsmD gene encoding 16S rRNA (guanine(966)-N(2))-methyltransferase RsmD, giving the protein MRIVAGELRGRLFEGPPGLDTRPTTDKVREAIFNALGSLDVVRDAVVADLYAGSGGLGIEALSRGAAEVVFVERDRAALRTLRDNLRTLDLTDRSRVVQGDALIAARSITADVVLADPPYDFDDWAGLLAAVDAPFVAAEAGHPLDSLDGLDDLGWEVTRSKRYGRTWVTFFERIDPAAE; this is encoded by the coding sequence ATGCGCATCGTGGCCGGAGAACTCAGGGGGCGGTTGTTCGAGGGCCCGCCGGGCCTCGACACGAGGCCCACGACCGACAAGGTGCGCGAGGCGATCTTCAATGCGCTGGGGAGCCTCGACGTCGTCCGTGACGCCGTCGTCGCCGACCTGTACGCCGGCTCGGGCGGTCTCGGCATCGAGGCGCTCTCCCGCGGTGCCGCCGAGGTCGTGTTCGTCGAGCGCGACCGGGCCGCGTTGCGCACCCTGCGCGACAACCTCCGCACGCTCGACCTGACCGACCGCTCACGAGTGGTGCAGGGCGATGCCCTGATCGCCGCGCGGTCGATCACCGCCGACGTCGTGCTCGCCGACCCGCCGTACGACTTCGACGACTGGGCGGGGCTGCTCGCCGCCGTCGACGCGCCGTTCGTGGCCGCCGAGGCCGGCCACCCGCTCGACTCGCTCGACGGACTCGACGACCTCGGATGGGAGGTGACCCGGTCGAAGCGCTACGGGCGCACCTGGGTCACCTTCTTCGAACGCATCGACCCGGCGGCCGAATAG
- a CDS encoding endonuclease III domain-containing protein, with protein MNRKEKAALIGEILDDLYPEIPIPLDHRDPYTLLVAVALSAQTTDKKVNQVTPALFDAAPTPEKMVELGPDRILEYIREVGLAPSKARNLWTAANQIIDAGGEIVPDWEFLESLAGVGHKTASVVMSQAFDVPAFPVDTHIQRLAARWGLSNGTTVERTERDLKAVFPRETWNDRHLQIIFFGREYCPALRHDLTACPICSWAATKKRIREEMTPKSRPQRR; from the coding sequence GTGAACCGCAAGGAGAAGGCAGCGCTGATCGGGGAGATCCTCGACGACCTCTACCCGGAGATCCCGATCCCGCTCGACCACCGCGATCCGTACACCTTGCTGGTGGCGGTCGCGCTGTCGGCGCAGACGACCGACAAGAAGGTCAACCAGGTCACGCCGGCGCTGTTCGACGCCGCCCCGACGCCGGAGAAGATGGTCGAACTCGGCCCCGATCGGATCCTCGAGTACATCCGCGAGGTCGGGCTCGCTCCGTCGAAGGCCCGCAACCTGTGGACGGCAGCGAACCAGATCATCGACGCCGGGGGCGAGATCGTGCCCGACTGGGAGTTCCTCGAATCGCTCGCCGGCGTCGGCCACAAGACGGCGAGCGTCGTCATGTCACAGGCGTTCGACGTGCCGGCGTTCCCGGTCGACACCCACATCCAGCGGCTCGCCGCCCGGTGGGGGCTCTCGAACGGTACGACGGTCGAACGGACCGAACGCGACCTGAAAGCGGTGTTCCCACGCGAGACGTGGAACGATCGTCACCTCCAGATCATCTTCTTCGGCCGCGAGTACTGCCCGGCCCTCCGCCACGACCTCACGGCGTGTCCGATCTGCAGCTGGGCAGCGACGAAGAAGCGGATACGCGAAGAGATGACCCCGAAGAGCCGCCCCCAGCGACGCTGA
- the rarD gene encoding EamA family transporter RarD: protein MDQRERAGLQAAIAAFTTWGLLTVYWKQLGEFDPVELIAWRVASAALIMSVAVTVLRRWAPVLGAFRDAPTRLRLGAAGVLLTVNWTAYVWAVTNDRVLETALGYFLSPLGTMAIGVFVLGEQLTPFRWASIGFAATGVVVLTVSYGRVPWIALVIAGSWSTYGLIKRRVPLAPAESLTAEMLVLLGPALLTIVVASSGAGWPGAEAVWAQADGIDWLLVIGTGAITAFPLTLFAFAAQRVPFTLLGPANYLVPLINFLLGWVVYDESLPWVRAVGFGLVWFALGLVTVEMVRAHRRAVRLRREPATVA from the coding sequence ATGGACCAGCGGGAACGAGCGGGGCTGCAGGCAGCGATCGCGGCGTTCACGACGTGGGGGCTGCTCACCGTCTACTGGAAGCAGCTCGGCGAGTTCGATCCCGTCGAGCTGATCGCGTGGCGTGTTGCGAGCGCAGCGCTGATCATGAGCGTCGCCGTCACCGTCCTGCGTCGCTGGGCGCCGGTGCTCGGCGCGTTCCGTGACGCGCCGACACGACTGCGGCTCGGAGCCGCCGGGGTGTTGCTCACGGTCAACTGGACGGCGTACGTGTGGGCGGTCACCAACGATCGTGTGCTCGAGACGGCGCTCGGCTACTTCCTGTCGCCGCTCGGCACGATGGCGATCGGCGTCTTCGTCCTCGGCGAGCAGCTGACTCCGTTCCGATGGGCGTCGATCGGGTTCGCTGCGACCGGGGTCGTGGTCCTCACGGTGTCATACGGGCGCGTCCCGTGGATCGCCCTCGTCATCGCTGGCTCGTGGTCGACATACGGTCTGATCAAGCGGCGGGTACCGCTCGCACCGGCCGAGAGCCTGACCGCCGAGATGCTCGTCCTGCTCGGGCCTGCGCTGCTCACCATCGTCGTCGCGAGCAGTGGTGCCGGTTGGCCGGGCGCCGAGGCGGTGTGGGCGCAGGCCGACGGGATCGACTGGCTGCTGGTGATCGGCACCGGGGCGATCACCGCGTTCCCGCTGACACTGTTCGCGTTCGCCGCGCAACGGGTGCCGTTCACCCTGCTCGGTCCGGCGAACTATCTGGTGCCGCTCATCAATTTCCTGCTCGGCTGGGTCGTCTACGACGAATCGCTGCCGTGGGTGCGCGCCGTCGGTTTCGGCCTGGTCTGGTTCGCGCTCGGTCTCGTGACGGTCGAGATGGTGCGTGCGCACCGCCGCGCCGTCCGCCTCCGCCGCGAGCCGGCGACCGTCGCCTGA
- the recG gene encoding ATP-dependent DNA helicase RecG, whose product MSERPPITLRDLAAIDVAQLRGVGDKKRTALAAFDVHNVLDLVTNYPRRWVDRTNEARIADLVPGEEALVLVTVRTVTKRMTRNRRTMVNVQVGDGSGRMHVVFFNQPWRERQLKEGLQIALYGKPDTYRGGLQMANPIVDLIGDRTGRIVPIYPQSEKVQLTTWEVASFVEEALRRCAERGIADPVPVEVTDRLDLMARGQAFASIHAPESMREKEAARRRLAFDELLRVQLVLVLRKRELERTSRGIAHDVDGELVQRFLEALPYPLTGAQRRAIAQIEVDLATPQPMHRLLQGDVGAGKTVVAVSTLLAAVQGGHQGALMAPTEVLAEQHATGVRELLGELRVPDPGNLFGDRPLRVELLTNRVTGAERKDVLAGLADGTVDIAIGTHALIQEGVEFSSLGAVVVDEQHRFGVEQRAALRDKSGGHVPDVLVMTATPIPRTAAMTVYGDLDVSVLDELPPGRTPIVTKWANGPMLEAEVWADVRHEVGEGRQAYVVCPLIDESEKLEVASAEETFQRLSNDELKGLRLGLLHGRLTPAEKEMTMSLFRSGQLDVLVATTVIEVGVDVPNATVMVILDADRFGIAQLHQLRGRVGRGTHESMCWLVTQEHDGGNPRVEALVASTDGFELAEVDLDLRGEGTLMSTMQKGRSDLKLASLRRDRQLVAKAREAAFEIVDADPGLEQHPVLLDELDLLFTDEDEDFLAKS is encoded by the coding sequence GTGAGCGAACGTCCCCCGATCACGCTGCGCGACCTCGCGGCGATCGACGTCGCCCAGCTGCGTGGCGTCGGTGACAAGAAGCGAACGGCGCTCGCCGCGTTCGACGTCCACAACGTGCTCGACCTCGTCACGAACTATCCCCGTCGATGGGTCGACCGCACCAACGAGGCGCGCATCGCCGACCTCGTTCCCGGGGAGGAGGCACTCGTCCTCGTCACGGTCCGCACGGTCACCAAGCGGATGACCCGGAACCGTCGCACCATGGTCAACGTGCAGGTCGGCGACGGCTCGGGGCGCATGCACGTCGTGTTCTTCAACCAGCCGTGGCGCGAACGTCAGCTGAAAGAGGGGCTGCAGATCGCGCTCTACGGCAAGCCCGACACGTACCGGGGCGGTCTCCAGATGGCGAACCCGATCGTCGATCTGATCGGCGATCGCACCGGCCGCATCGTGCCGATCTACCCCCAGAGCGAGAAGGTGCAGCTCACCACGTGGGAGGTCGCATCGTTCGTCGAGGAGGCACTGCGCCGCTGCGCCGAGCGCGGCATCGCCGACCCGGTCCCCGTCGAGGTGACCGACCGCCTCGACCTGATGGCACGTGGGCAGGCGTTCGCCTCGATCCACGCCCCCGAGTCGATGCGGGAGAAGGAGGCAGCTCGCCGACGTCTCGCGTTCGACGAGCTGCTGCGCGTGCAGCTGGTGCTCGTGCTGCGCAAGCGAGAGCTCGAACGGACGTCTCGGGGTATCGCGCACGACGTCGACGGCGAGCTCGTGCAGCGCTTCCTCGAGGCGTTGCCGTACCCGCTCACCGGGGCGCAACGCCGGGCGATCGCCCAGATCGAGGTCGACCTCGCCACACCGCAGCCGATGCACCGGCTCCTGCAGGGCGACGTCGGTGCGGGTAAGACGGTCGTGGCCGTCTCGACACTGCTCGCTGCGGTGCAGGGCGGCCATCAGGGGGCACTGATGGCGCCGACCGAGGTGCTCGCCGAGCAGCACGCCACCGGCGTGCGCGAACTGCTGGGCGAGCTGCGAGTGCCCGACCCCGGCAACCTGTTCGGCGATCGCCCGCTCCGGGTTGAGTTGCTGACGAACCGGGTCACCGGTGCCGAGCGCAAGGACGTGCTGGCCGGACTCGCCGACGGCACGGTCGACATCGCCATCGGCACCCACGCGCTCATCCAGGAAGGGGTCGAGTTCTCGTCGCTCGGCGCCGTCGTCGTCGACGAGCAGCATCGTTTCGGCGTCGAGCAGCGGGCGGCGTTGCGCGACAAGTCGGGCGGCCACGTGCCCGACGTCCTCGTGATGACGGCGACGCCGATCCCGCGCACCGCTGCGATGACCGTCTACGGCGACCTCGACGTGAGCGTGCTCGACGAGCTGCCGCCGGGCCGCACGCCGATCGTCACGAAGTGGGCCAACGGTCCGATGCTCGAAGCCGAGGTGTGGGCCGATGTGCGCCACGAGGTGGGGGAGGGCCGACAGGCCTACGTCGTGTGCCCGCTCATCGACGAGAGCGAGAAGCTCGAGGTCGCATCGGCCGAGGAGACCTTCCAGCGGTTGTCGAACGACGAGTTGAAGGGGCTCCGGCTCGGGTTGCTGCACGGTCGACTCACGCCGGCCGAGAAGGAGATGACCATGAGCCTGTTCCGATCGGGGCAGCTCGACGTGCTCGTCGCCACCACGGTGATCGAGGTCGGCGTCGACGTCCCGAACGCGACGGTCATGGTGATCCTCGACGCCGATCGGTTCGGCATCGCGCAGCTGCACCAGCTGCGTGGCCGTGTCGGGCGCGGCACCCACGAGTCGATGTGCTGGCTCGTCACGCAGGAGCACGACGGTGGCAACCCGCGCGTCGAGGCACTCGTGGCCTCCACCGACGGGTTCGAGCTCGCCGAGGTCGACCTCGATTTGCGCGGTGAGGGCACCCTGATGTCGACGATGCAGAAGGGTCGCAGCGACCTGAAGCTGGCGTCGCTCCGTCGCGACCGTCAGCTCGTTGCGAAGGCTCGCGAGGCGGCGTTCGAGATCGTCGATGCCGATCCGGGGCTGGAGCAGCACCCGGTCCTGCTCGACGAACTCGACCTGCTCTTCACCGACGAAGACGAAGACTTCCTCGCCAAGAGCTGA
- a CDS encoding DAK2 domain-containing protein, with product MTTLERLDVHALRSVITTFRDAVRDHAGGLNRLNVYPVPDGDTGTNMARTLEAVVAEMETADPDSLDATCDAISHGSLMGARGNSGVILSQILRGLASTLKDKTEGTGERVADALAAASVGAYQAVLKPIEGTILTVVRESADAAKSASADDASLVDVLRAAREAGRQALASTPDLLPVLKDAGVVDAGGAGYLLLLDSALHVVDGEPLPAPEDDPDGPTADQLEQVAHRAAAHDGEIDVSEQRYEVMYFLDLADERIDEFKSGWGAIGDSIVVVGGDGLWNCHVHTNDIGAAIEVALDLDGRPKQIRVTDLFEEVDDEHARREAELHGDVHVGTRAGAGLPPVTTAVVAVCSGDGLAELFSNLGVQGIVTGGQTLNPSTAELLDTVEHVNADQVVILPNNKNIIPVAEQVDALSSKRVSVVPTRTMPEALAALVVYDPEADADDNVTEMNDSVDAVRTGEVTQAVRSTNSDAGPIAEGDWMGIVKGDGIVAVDTELLLVVQQLLGQLIADDGELLTIITGTDADPAVTELIESWLADRHPDVQVEIHRGGQPLYPYLFGVE from the coding sequence GTGACCACCCTCGAACGGCTCGACGTCCACGCGCTCCGGAGCGTCATCACGACGTTCCGCGACGCCGTGCGCGATCACGCCGGCGGTCTGAACCGGCTCAACGTGTACCCGGTCCCCGACGGCGACACCGGCACGAACATGGCTCGCACCCTCGAGGCGGTCGTGGCCGAGATGGAGACCGCCGACCCCGACAGCCTCGACGCAACGTGCGACGCCATCAGCCACGGCTCGCTCATGGGGGCTCGCGGCAACTCCGGCGTCATCCTCAGCCAGATCCTGCGCGGTCTCGCGTCGACGCTGAAAGACAAGACCGAGGGAACGGGAGAGCGGGTCGCCGATGCACTCGCCGCGGCGAGCGTCGGCGCCTACCAGGCCGTGCTCAAGCCGATCGAGGGCACCATCCTCACGGTCGTGCGAGAGTCGGCCGACGCAGCGAAATCGGCGTCAGCCGACGACGCCTCGCTCGTCGACGTGTTGCGTGCCGCCCGCGAAGCGGGGCGACAGGCACTCGCCTCGACCCCCGATCTACTCCCGGTCCTCAAGGACGCAGGCGTGGTCGACGCCGGTGGCGCCGGCTATCTCCTCCTGCTCGACTCCGCCCTCCACGTGGTCGACGGCGAACCGCTGCCGGCGCCCGAGGACGATCCCGACGGGCCGACCGCCGACCAGCTCGAGCAGGTGGCGCACCGTGCCGCTGCCCACGACGGCGAGATCGACGTCAGCGAGCAGCGATACGAGGTCATGTACTTCCTCGACCTCGCCGACGAACGCATCGACGAGTTCAAATCGGGTTGGGGGGCGATCGGCGACTCCATCGTGGTCGTCGGCGGTGACGGGCTCTGGAACTGCCACGTCCACACGAACGACATCGGGGCCGCCATCGAGGTCGCGCTCGACCTCGACGGCCGGCCGAAGCAGATCCGCGTCACCGACCTGTTCGAAGAGGTCGACGACGAGCACGCACGACGCGAAGCGGAGCTGCACGGCGACGTCCACGTCGGCACCCGCGCCGGTGCCGGGCTGCCGCCGGTCACCACCGCCGTGGTGGCGGTCTGCTCCGGCGACGGCCTCGCCGAGTTGTTCTCGAACCTCGGCGTGCAGGGCATCGTCACCGGCGGGCAGACCCTCAACCCGTCGACGGCCGAGCTGCTCGACACGGTCGAGCACGTCAACGCCGATCAGGTCGTGATCCTGCCCAACAACAAGAACATCATCCCGGTCGCCGAGCAGGTCGACGCGCTCTCCTCGAAGCGCGTGTCGGTCGTCCCGACTCGGACGATGCCCGAAGCCCTCGCCGCGCTCGTGGTCTACGACCCCGAGGCCGATGCCGACGACAACGTCACCGAGATGAACGACTCGGTCGACGCGGTCCGCACGGGTGAGGTCACCCAGGCCGTCCGCTCCACCAACAGCGACGCCGGCCCGATCGCCGAGGGCGACTGGATGGGCATCGTGAAGGGTGACGGCATCGTCGCCGTCGACACCGAGCTGTTGCTCGTGGTGCAGCAGTTGTTGGGCCAGCTGATCGCCGACGACGGCGAGTTGCTCACCATCATCACCGGCACCGACGCCGACCCGGCCGTCACCGAGCTGATCGAGTCGTGGCTCGCCGACCGACACCCCGACGTCCAGGTCGAGATCCACCGCGGCGGACAACCGCTGTACCCGTACCTGTTCGGCGTCGAGTAG